In Pseudomonas putida, a genomic segment contains:
- a CDS encoding YCF48-related protein: MRERAMTQARRGAWPLATGAMLALALGMGAGSAQAAGNDAYSSESAKASQSLLIDAAHAGKRLVVVGDRGHILFSDDQGNTWTQARVPTRQLLTAVTFVDDKRGWAVGHDAQILASTDGGATWSKQFEDLAREAPLLDIGMLDAQHGFAVGAYGALLETTDGGQHWQDVAERLDNPDQLHLNGIAQVAGSGLFIVGEQGSMFRSADNGQTWAKVQSPYEGSLFGVIGTGQPHTLLVYGLRGNLLRSSDFGDSWQPIALQASRGTFAFGLASASLLDDGSLVLVGNGGSVLRSHDQGQSFTVYNRADRIALAGATGLAGGGLLLVGQGGIHLASAEGATQVRP; this comes from the coding sequence ATGAGGGAGCGGGCGATGACGCAGGCCAGGCGAGGCGCCTGGCCGTTGGCGACCGGCGCGATGCTTGCGCTGGCATTGGGAATGGGGGCCGGGTCCGCGCAGGCGGCCGGCAACGATGCGTATTCCAGCGAATCGGCCAAGGCCAGCCAGAGCCTGCTGATCGATGCCGCCCATGCCGGCAAGCGCCTGGTGGTGGTCGGCGATCGCGGCCATATCCTGTTTTCCGACGACCAGGGCAATACCTGGACCCAGGCGCGGGTGCCCACCCGACAACTGCTCACCGCCGTGACCTTCGTCGACGACAAGCGCGGCTGGGCCGTCGGCCACGACGCGCAGATCCTCGCCAGCACCGATGGCGGCGCCACCTGGAGCAAGCAGTTCGAAGACCTGGCCCGCGAAGCGCCGCTGCTCGACATCGGCATGCTCGATGCCCAGCACGGCTTTGCCGTGGGCGCCTACGGGGCGCTGCTGGAAACCACCGATGGCGGCCAACACTGGCAGGATGTCGCCGAGCGGCTCGACAACCCGGACCAACTGCACCTCAATGGAATCGCCCAGGTCGCCGGCAGCGGCCTGTTCATCGTCGGCGAGCAGGGCAGCATGTTCCGCTCCGCCGATAACGGCCAGACCTGGGCCAAGGTCCAGAGCCCCTACGAGGGCTCGCTGTTCGGCGTGATCGGTACCGGTCAACCTCATACCCTGCTGGTCTATGGCCTGCGTGGCAACCTGCTGCGCTCCAGTGACTTCGGCGACAGTTGGCAGCCCATCGCCCTGCAAGCCAGCCGTGGCACGTTCGCCTTCGGCCTGGCCAGTGCCAGCCTGCTCGACGACGGCTCGTTGGTGCTGGTCGGCAACGGCGGCAGCGTTCTGCGCAGCCATGACCAGGGCCAGAGCTTCACCGTCTACAACCGCGCCGATCGCATCGCCCTGGCCGGCGCCACTGGCCTGGCCGGTGGCGGTCTGCTGCTGGTGGGGCAGGGTGGTATCCACTTGGCCAGCGCCGAAGGCGCCACGCAGGTACGCCCATGA
- a CDS encoding efflux RND transporter permease subunit yields MTSRESIAVHPHRQNKASLLERIIFNNRPAVIVLCLLVSVLLFWQATQIRPSTSFEKMIPLEHPFIEQMMAHRNDLANLGNTVRISVEAVNGDIFDPAYMETLRQIHDEVFYIPGVDRAGLKSLWSPSVRWTEVTEEGFSGGEVIPNTYDGSPQSLDALRDNVLKSGQVGRLVGNNFKSSIVDVPLLESYPDPQDPGQLVKLDYQQFSHQLEEKIRDKYQAQNPNVKIHIVGFAKKVGDLIDGLVMVAMFFGVALAITWALLYWFTWCMRSTIAVLVTTLVAVVWQLGLMHAVGFGLDPYSMLVPFLIFAIGISHGVQKINGIALQSSDADNALTAARRTFRQLFLPGMIAILADAVGFITLLIIDIGVIRELAIGASIGVAVIVFTNLILLPVAISYIGISNKAIERSKKDATREHPFWRLLSNFASAKVAPVSIALALVAFAGGLWYSQHLKIGDLDQGAPELRPDSRYNQDNNFIISNYSTSSDVLVIMVKTPPESCSIHSTMAPIDELMWTMENTPGVQSAISLVTVSKQVIKGMNEGSLKWETLSRNPDVLNNSIARADGLYNADCSLAPVLVFLNDHKAETLERVTTAAEAFADSHDKEGLQFLLAAGNAGIEAATNEVIKSAELTILVLVYLCVAVMCMITFRSFAATLCIVLPLVLTSVLGNALMAFMGIGVKVATLPVVALGVGIGVDYGIYIYSRLESFLRAGLPLQEAYYQTLRSTGKAVLFTGLCLAIGVCTWIFSAIKFQADMGLMLTFMLLWNMFGALWLLPALARFLIKPEKMVGKEGGSIFAH; encoded by the coding sequence ATGACCAGTCGTGAAAGCATTGCCGTGCATCCGCACCGCCAGAACAAGGCATCCTTGCTCGAACGGATCATCTTCAACAATCGCCCAGCGGTGATCGTGCTGTGCCTGCTGGTCAGCGTGCTGCTGTTCTGGCAGGCCACGCAGATCCGGCCGTCAACCAGCTTCGAGAAGATGATTCCGCTCGAGCACCCGTTCATCGAACAGATGATGGCCCACCGCAACGACCTGGCCAACCTCGGCAATACCGTGCGCATTTCGGTGGAGGCGGTGAACGGCGACATCTTCGACCCGGCCTACATGGAGACCCTGCGGCAGATTCACGACGAGGTGTTCTACATCCCCGGCGTCGACCGTGCCGGGCTCAAGTCGTTGTGGAGCCCCAGCGTGCGCTGGACCGAGGTGACCGAGGAAGGTTTCTCCGGCGGCGAGGTGATACCCAACACCTACGACGGCTCGCCGCAGAGCCTCGATGCACTGCGTGACAACGTGCTCAAGTCGGGCCAGGTTGGGCGCCTTGTGGGTAACAACTTCAAGTCCAGCATTGTCGACGTGCCGCTGCTGGAAAGCTATCCCGATCCGCAGGACCCCGGCCAGCTGGTCAAGCTCGACTACCAGCAGTTTTCCCACCAGCTCGAAGAAAAGATCCGCGACAAGTACCAGGCGCAGAACCCCAACGTGAAGATCCACATCGTCGGCTTCGCCAAGAAGGTCGGCGACCTCATCGACGGCCTGGTGATGGTGGCGATGTTCTTCGGCGTGGCCCTGGCGATCACCTGGGCCCTGTTGTACTGGTTCACCTGGTGCATGCGCAGCACCATCGCCGTGCTGGTCACTACCCTGGTGGCGGTGGTGTGGCAGCTGGGGTTGATGCACGCGGTGGGGTTCGGCCTCGACCCCTACTCGATGCTGGTGCCGTTCCTGATCTTCGCCATCGGTATTTCCCATGGCGTGCAGAAGATCAACGGCATCGCCTTGCAGTCCAGCGATGCCGACAACGCCCTGACCGCGGCGCGGCGCACGTTCCGCCAGTTGTTCCTGCCCGGGATGATCGCCATTCTTGCCGATGCCGTGGGCTTCATCACCCTGCTGATCATCGACATCGGGGTGATTCGCGAACTGGCCATCGGCGCCTCGATCGGCGTGGCGGTGATCGTCTTCACCAACCTGATCCTGTTGCCGGTGGCCATTTCCTATATCGGCATCAGCAACAAGGCCATCGAACGTAGCAAGAAGGATGCAACCCGCGAGCATCCGTTCTGGCGCCTGCTGTCGAATTTCGCCAGTGCCAAGGTGGCGCCAGTGTCCATTGCCCTGGCCCTCGTCGCCTTCGCCGGCGGCCTCTGGTACAGCCAGCACCTGAAGATCGGCGACCTCGACCAGGGCGCTCCGGAGCTGCGCCCCGATTCGCGCTACAACCAGGACAACAACTTCATCATCAGCAACTATTCGACCAGCTCGGACGTGCTGGTGATCATGGTCAAGACCCCGCCGGAGAGCTGCTCGATCCACTCGACCATGGCACCGATCGACGAGCTGATGTGGACCATGGAAAACACCCCGGGCGTGCAATCGGCGATTTCCCTGGTCACCGTGTCCAAGCAGGTGATCAAGGGCATGAACGAGGGCAGCCTGAAGTGGGAGACGCTGTCGCGCAATCCGGACGTGCTCAACAACTCCATCGCTCGCGCCGATGGGCTGTACAACGCCGACTGTTCGCTGGCGCCGGTGCTGGTGTTCCTCAACGACCACAAGGCCGAGACCCTGGAGCGGGTCACCACGGCGGCCGAGGCCTTTGCCGACAGCCATGACAAGGAGGGCCTGCAGTTCCTTCTGGCGGCCGGCAACGCCGGGATCGAGGCGGCGACCAACGAGGTGATCAAGTCGGCAGAGCTGACCATCCTGGTGCTGGTGTACCTGTGCGTGGCGGTGATGTGCATGATCACCTTCCGTTCGTTCGCCGCCACCTTGTGCATCGTCCTGCCGCTGGTGCTGACCTCGGTGCTGGGCAATGCGCTGATGGCGTTCATGGGTATTGGCGTCAAGGTCGCCACCCTGCCGGTGGTGGCGCTGGGCGTGGGTATCGGCGTGGACTACGGCATCTATATCTACAGCCGCCTGGAAAGCTTCCTGCGTGCCGGGCTGCCGCTGCAGGAGGCCTACTACCAGACCCTGCGCTCGACCGGCAAGGCGGTGCTGTTCACCGGTCTGTGCCTGGCCATCGGCGTGTGCACCTGGATCTTCTCGGCGATCAAGTTCCAGGCCGACATGGGCTTGATGCTTACCTTCATGCTGCTGTGGAACATGTTCGGTGCATTGTGGCTTTTGCCTGCACTGGCACGTTTCCTGATCAAACCGGAGAAAATGGTCGGCAAGGAGGGCGGGTCGATCTTCGCCCACTGA
- a CDS encoding DUF5629 family protein, which yields MTTLSTALAACDMLLIDGLHAFDFIADDTGLSIECMDGRQLRRWQFTAEQVAAAAQQGNDWLISDAQGEHRLVCMEAFRAPDEDEDEPDLEEPAER from the coding sequence ATGACAACCCTCAGCACAGCCCTCGCAGCCTGCGACATGCTCCTGATCGACGGCCTGCATGCCTTCGACTTCATCGCCGACGACACCGGTCTATCCATCGAATGCATGGATGGCCGCCAGCTTCGTCGCTGGCAGTTCACCGCCGAGCAGGTCGCCGCCGCGGCGCAGCAAGGGAACGACTGGCTGATCAGCGATGCCCAAGGTGAACACCGTCTAGTCTGTATGGAAGCGTTTCGCGCACCCGATGAGGACGAAGATGAACCGGACCTGGAAGAGCCTGCTGAGCGCTAG